The Pseudomonas sp. MPC6 nucleotide sequence TGGCTGACTCGCCGACTTCGACGCGGTCGGCGTGGTAGCGCACGGCAGACGGCAGGATGACCCGCCCTTCTGCGTCGGCCAGGGGCTCGGAAAGACCACTGCGCAATGCAGCGACCAGCGAATTGGTAGTGCCCAAGTCGATCCCCACAGCCAGACGACGCTGGTGCGGTTGAGGACTTTGGCCGGGTTCGGCGATCTGCAGTAGGGCCATCGTTATCAGGACTTATCTGTATATCAGGCGTGCGACCGGAGCGGCACTGGGTTAATCGTCGAGGCGCTCTTCTAATTGGCGCACTTCGTAGGTGAGCTTGTCGAGGAACTGCATGCGCCGCATCAGGCGTTCGGCCTGCTCACGTTGCGCTGCATCATTCCAACAGGCTGCGAAGCTTTGGTTCAGTTCATCCTGAGCGGTTTTCAGGCGGCGCTTGAACGCTGCAATACCGGCCATGTCGGCACTGTCTTGCAGGTCTTCGAGCTCTTCTCGCAGCTCCATCTGCTGCAGAAGGAACGCCGGATCGTGCACCGTGACCTCCAGCGGCAGCTCGCCACCACCCATGGCGAGCAGGTATCGCGCGCGCTTGGGGGGACTCTTGAGCGTCTGGTAGGCCTCGTTGAGGCTCGCGGATTGCTCTAGCGCCAGCCGCTGCTCACGCTCGGAAGCGTCGGCAAAGCGGTCCGGATGAACACCGCGCGCCAACTCTCGGTAGCGCGTGGCCAGCTGCTCGAGATCCAGATTGAAACTCGGCTGCAGCTCGAATAAAGCGAAATGACAAGGAGTACCCACAAGAAGCCTCAGATATTGAAGCTTTCGCCGCAGCCACATTCACCGCGCACGTTGGGGTTGTTGAACTTGAAGCCTTCGTTCAACCCTTCCTTGACGAAATCGAGTTCGGTGCCGTCCAGGTAGGCCAGGCTTTTCGGGTCGATGATCACTTTTTCGCCGTGACTTTCGAACACCTGGTCCTCTGCGACCACCTCGTCGACGAACTCCAGCACGTAGGCAAGGCCGGAACAGCCTGTGGTGCGGACACCCAGACGAATCCCTTCACCTTTGCCGCGCCCGTTGAGGGAGCGTCGCACGTGTTGAGCTGCCGCTTCTGTCATGCTGATAGCCATCGGTGACTCCTTACTCGTCGCCAAAACTTGAAAGTCAGATCAAGCCTTTCTTCTGCTTGTAGTCGCGAACGGCCGCCTTGATGGCGTCTTCAGCAAGCACGGAGCAGTGAATTTTCACCGGTGGCAAGGCCAGTTCTTCGGCCAGCTGAGTGTTCTTGATGGTCTCTGCTTCATCCAGAGTCTTGCCTTTCATCCACTCGGTCGCCAGGGAGCTGGAGGCGATCGCCGAACCGCAACCGTAGGTCTTGAACTTGGCATCTTCGATGATGCCGGCTTCGTTGACCTTGATTTGCAGGCGCATCACATCGCCGCACGCCGGAG carries:
- the hscB gene encoding co-chaperone HscB, producing MGTPCHFALFELQPSFNLDLEQLATRYRELARGVHPDRFADASEREQRLALEQSASLNEAYQTLKSPPKRARYLLAMGGGELPLEVTVHDPAFLLQQMELREELEDLQDSADMAGIAAFKRRLKTAQDELNQSFAACWNDAAQREQAERLMRRMQFLDKLTYEVRQLEERLDD
- the iscU gene encoding Fe-S cluster assembly scaffold IscU, yielding MAYSEKVIDHYENPRNVGKMDAEDPDVGTGMVGAPACGDVMRLQIKVNEAGIIEDAKFKTYGCGSAIASSSLATEWMKGKTLDEAETIKNTQLAEELALPPVKIHCSVLAEDAIKAAVRDYKQKKGLI
- the iscA gene encoding iron-sulfur cluster assembly protein IscA; this encodes MAISMTEAAAQHVRRSLNGRGKGEGIRLGVRTTGCSGLAYVLEFVDEVVAEDQVFESHGEKVIIDPKSLAYLDGTELDFVKEGLNEGFKFNNPNVRGECGCGESFNI